The following are encoded in a window of Pygocentrus nattereri isolate fPygNat1 chromosome 5, fPygNat1.pri, whole genome shotgun sequence genomic DNA:
- the hadh gene encoding hydroxyacyl-coenzyme A dehydrogenase, mitochondrial produces MAFFTHQITRTLCSSAVRNAAIKHVTVIGGGLMGSGIAQVAAVTGHSVVLVDTSEDILKNSAKNIQGSLKRVVKKKFADKPEAGEEFVQKVMNNISTSTDAASVVQKTDLVVEAIVENLKVKQALFSTLDKVAPAHTIFVSNTSSLPIADIASSTARLDRFGGLHFFNPVPMMKLVEVIKAAGTSQQTFDALLDFTKALGKHPVSCKDTPGFIVNRLLVPYMLEAVRLYERGHGSKEDIDVAMKLGAGYPMGPFELLDYVGLDTSKFIIDGWYEKEPENPLFAPSPLLNKLVAEGKLGKKTGEGFYKYK; encoded by the exons ATGGCTTTCTTCACACATCAGATTACCAGAACATTATGCTCTTCTGCTGTCCGAAATGCAGCCATCAAACATGTCACTGTAATCGGAGGTGGATTAATGGGTTCAGGCATTGCTCAG GTTGCTGCAGTGACAGGGCATTCAGTGGTGCTGGTGGACACATCTGAGGACATCCTGAAGAATTCCGCCAAGAACATCCAGGGCAGCCTGAAGAGAGTGGTGAAGAAGAAGTTTGCAGACAAACCTGAG gCTGGAGAAGAGTTTGTTCAGAAGGTGATGAATAACATTTCCACAAGTACAGATGCTGCCTCAGTGGTGCAGAAAACAGACCTTGTGGTGGAGGCCATTGTGGAGAATCTCAAAGTTAAACAGGCTCTCTTTTCTACATTGGATAAAGTGGCTCCAGc ACACACCATCTTTGTCAGCAACACATCCTCGCTGCCTATTGCAGACATTGCCAGCTCAACAGCCCGGTTAGATCGGTTTGGGGGTCTCCATTTCTTCAACCCTGTCCCCATGATGAAGCTGGTTGAG GTGATCAAGGCGGCGGGAACGAGCCAACAAACGTTCGATGCACTCCTTGATTTCACCAAAGCTTTAGGAAAGCACCCTGTGTCGTGCAAA GACACTCCAGGCTTCATTGTAAACCGGCTGCTTGTTCCTTATATGCTGGAGGCTGTCCGGCTTTATGAACGAG GCCACGGATCGAAAGAGGACATTGATGTAGCCATGAAGCTTGGTGCTGGTTATCCTATGGGGCCTTTTGAGCTTCTGGACTATGTAGGATTGGACACGTCAAAGTTTATCATTGATG GTTGGTATGAAAAGGAGCCTGAAAACCCCCTGTTTGCACCCAGTCCCTTGCTCAATAAACTAGTGGCTGAAGGCAAGCTGGGTAAGAAGACTGGAGAGGGATTCTACAAGTACAAGTAA
- the LOC108429574 gene encoding cytochrome P450 2U1 produces the protein METGLRQLWQEVRLSPLSSVNIATVGVFLVVFCLLRHYSRTRRFLNIPPGPTPLPIVGNFGSLFVPPFIKKLLTPRGEYEKSKANPLSPQVGLMQLSRLYGNLYSIFVGSQLTVVLTGYEIIRDAMTNYAEVFSDRPDIPLISMLTKRKGIVFAPYGPVWRKQRRFCHTTLRNFGLGKLSLEPCIQEGFAMVKAELLRRNQEAAGSDVDLTPFISNAVSNVISSISLGRRFHHQDEEFRTQLNLMAHGLEISVNSPAILINIFPWLYYLPFGVFRQLRRVEKDITAFLKKIIAQHRATLDPENPRDFIDIYLVELLAQQEAAVSEESGFSEEYLFFIIGDLFIAGTDTTTNTILWMVLYMCLYPEVQEKVQQEINAVVGSGRLPSLTDKGTLPYTEATIMEVQRMTVVVPLSIPHMASKTTEFRGYTIPKGTVIIPNLWSVHRDPTVWENPDDFNPSRFLDEQGQLLRKEYFIPFGIGRRVCMGEQLAKMELFLMFTSLMQAFTFRLPDEHQPPPMHGRFGLTLAPCPYKVCVTPR, from the exons ATGGAAACTGGACTCCGTCAGCTATGGCAGGAGGTCCGGCTCTCGCCACTCTCTTCCGTCAACATCGCCACCGTGGGCGTTTTTCTCGTGGTTTTCTGCCTGTTGAGGCACTACAGCCGCACGAGGCGCTTCCTCAACATCCCTCCAGGGCCAACACCGCTGCCCATCGTCGGCAACTTCGGAAGCTTGTTCGTTCCCCCCTTTATTAAAAAACTTCTCACCCCTCGCGGTGAATATGAGAAGAGCAAAGCAAACCCGCTGTCGCCACAGGTGGGCCTGATGCAGCTGTCCAGACTGTACGGGAACCTGTACAGCATCTTCGTGGGGAGTCAGCTGACTGTGGTCCTGACGGGCTACGAGATCATCCGAGACGCCATGACCAACTATGCGGAGGTTTTCTCCGACAGACCGGACATTCCTCTCATTTCCATGCTGACCAAACGGAAAG GCATTGTGTTTGCACCTTACGGCCCAGTCTGGCGAAAGCAGCGGAGGTTCTGCCACACAACTCTCCGAAACTTTGGTCTTGGCAAACTGAGCCTAGAGCCTTGTATACAGGAGGGCTTCGCCATGGTCAAGGCTGAGCTGCTGAGGCGAAATCAAGAAGCAGCAGGATCTGACGTGGATCTGACCCCCTTTATCAGCAACGCTGTGTCCAACGTCATCTCATCCATCAGCCTGGGCCGGCGCTTCCACCACCAGGATGAGGAGTTCCGTACTCAGCTGAACCTCATGGCCCACGGACTGGAGATCAGCGTCAACAGCCCAGCAATTCTCATCAACATCTTCCCGTGGCTCTACTACTTACCCTTTGGCGTCTTCAGGCAGCTCCGCCGAGTGGAGAAGGACATCACAGCTTTCCTTAAGAAGATCATAGCCCAACACAGAGCCACTCTGGACCCTGAAAACCCCAGAGATTTTATAGACATCTATCTGGTGGAGCTGTTGGCCCAGCAAGAAGCAGCAGTGTCAGAAGAAAGTGGGTTCTCAGAGGAATATCTCTTCTTCATAATAGGGGACCTATTTATTGCAGGAACTGATACTACCACTAATACAATACTATGGATGGTGctatatatgtgtttatatccTGAAGTCCAAG AGAAAGTTCAGCAAGAGATCAATGCCGTGGTGGGATCTGGCAGACTTCCATCTCTGACAGATAAGGGAACTCTACCGTACACCGAGGCCACTATAATGGAGGTCCAGAGAATGACTGTAGTGGTGCCACTGTCCATACCTCACATGGCTTCCAAGACCACAG AATTTCGAGGGTATACAATTCCCAAGGGCACAGTTATCATCCCCAACCTCTGGTCGGTCCATAGAGATCCCACTGTGTGGGAGAATCCAGACGACTTCAATCCTTCACGGTTTCTAGACGAACAGGGACAACTTCTGAGGAAGGAGTACTTCATTCCGTTTGGAATAG GTCGCAGGGTATGTATGGGTGAGCAGCTGGCGAAGATGGAGCTTTTTCTgatgttcaccagcctgatgcaGGCCTTCACATTCCGCCTTCCTGATGAGCATCAGCCTCCCCCCATGCACGGCCGCTTTGGCCTCACTTTGGCCCCCTGCCCCTACAAAGTTTGCGTAACACCACGCTGA